AAAACAAATCGTTCTCATTCCCAATGCTGGGCACAATAACACCGCCTCTACTAATGAACCACTATATCTAAACTCCATTCGCAGTTTTTTTAAGCTATAGCAAGTAATTTTATTTGTGTAAGCACTAGATAATGATTTAAGAGAAACAGGAAGGCGCGAAGCGCCTTCCTGTTTCTCTATTCTGCTAGTTTGTCAGCAATCAATTTATTGGTTGATTGTGGTTCAGCTCGTCCTTGGGTTTTCTTCATGGTTTGACCGACAAAGAATCCTAAGAGCTTAGTTTTACCAGCCTTGTACTGTTCCACTTCCTTAGGATTAGCTGCAATAATCTCATCAATGATTTTCTCAAGTTCCGCACCAGCGAGGACAGTTAACCCTTTAGATGCAACTAAATCCTTAACAGATCCGCCTTTGAGGATGAGCTCAGGCAAGATATCTTTAGCGATTTTGCTGCTGATTGTTCCATCGGTGATTAGTCTGATCATCTCCCCTAAAACTGTAGGAGTGAGTGCAATATCAGCAATCTTGAGCTTGTTCTCATTGAGATAGGCTGTAACGTCACCCATTACCCAATTAAAGACTTGCTTTGGTTCCGCACCAGTGAGAATCGTGGCATCAAAGAATTCGGCAATGCTGCGATCGTCGGCAATCAGAGCCGCATCGTAGGGAGTCAGCCCAAATTCATCGCGGTAACGTTGACGGTGGGCGGATGGTAGTGTGGGAAGTTCTGAACGATATTGCGCTAACGTAGTCAGTGGAACTTCGATCGCCATCAGGTCAGGTTCTGGGAAATAGCGATAGTCGCTCGCACCTTCTTTGGAACGCATACTGATTGTGCGTTGAGTGTTTTCTTCCCACAGGCGAGTTTCTTGTTTGATGACTTCACTACCAGTTTCGATCGCATTCACTTGGCGATTAATTTCAAAATCAATTGCTCTTTGAATCGCATTGAAGGAGTTCATATTTTTGATTTCCACTTTCGTGCCGAACTTCTCACGCCCAACAGGACGGACAGAGATATTCACATCACAACGTAGTGATCCTTCTTGCATGTTGCCATCGCAAACACCGAGATAGCGCATAATTCGCCTTAGTTCTTGAGCGTAGGCAGCCGCCTCTGCACCCGATCGCATATCTGGTTCAGAGACGATTTCACATAAAGCCACACCTGTACGATTGAAATCTACTAGTGAGTGACTAGAACCTGAAAGGCGATCGCTACCTGCATGTACCAATTTGCCTGCATCTTCTTCCATATGCAATCGGGTAATACCAATCCGCTTGGTGCTACCATCTTCTAGTTGGATTTCTAGCCAACCATGCTCTGCGATCGGCAGATCGTATTGTGAAACTTGATAGTTTTTGGGAAGGTCGGGATAAAAATATTGTTTGCGATCGAATTTACTGTGGGGAGCAATTTGGCAATTGAGGGCTAGCCCAGCTTTGACTGCATATTCCAACACTTTTTCGTTAAGAACAGGTAATACCCCTGGCATACCCAGACAGACAGGACAAACATTCGTATTTGGTGGCGCACCAAACTGGGTTGAACAGTTGCAAAAGATTTTTGAGTTTGTGGTCAACTGGCAGTGGGTTTCTAAACCAATTACGGCTTCGTATTGTGTCTTAGTAGGGGCGGTTGCAGTCATAACGTATGCGTTTAGGCGAAGTATTTGGAGAGATAAATAGCGACCTAGCTTGCTAAGTCACTATTTATCAAATCTATTATAAATCCTAGCATTACGATTTGGCATTTAATCTATCTTCCTGATAAAAACAGATAAAGAATTAGTGTAGCTAAAGCCAAAAAGAAGTAAATTAATGTTAGAACTACAGCAACTGTTACGAACAGAAGAAAAAGTGGATTCGTCAGAGACATGGCTTGAAATGTCAACGCTAAAAGTTCTTTAGAGTTATTCATTAGAGACTTTGCCTCTTGCAACTTCTTGGCTAGGACAAACCAATCTTTTAACCTCTTGCCGATCGCAAATATAAATCGTGTCTTCTGCCTAGGCAAAGATTTGCTTGAATCCTTTCCTGATCTGTCTTGAGAGTGGGCTAACACTTTATCATGAGCTTCGCCTAGTTCTGAGAAAGTGTTTTTACTTGTTTGGAAAAAATTATTGATTTTTTCAGGTAAGCCGATAACTTCCTTCAGAGTTAAGTACAGATTTCTAAGGACGTAAGAAGGTAAGCAAATAAATAGTGTAACGGTAATATTCCATGCGATATTGACATTAAATCTCTGCCAGAGAAAGAAAGCTAGCCAAGCAGCAGATCCAATATTAATCATCAATAAGACAACAATACTATTGATGGATTGAGCGGCAATTTTTACAGGAAGGTGAAGAGATTCGAGCAATATGTCTTTAAACTTGTTCAGTTGTAATTTCTTATCTGGTTGGTTCATTTATTTACTTATGAATTTACTTATTTAGTGTTGTAGGCTTGGCTAGACAGCATTTCGGCATAGGGCGTTTCATGTAAATGGGCCTTGCCGACGGAGCCAAAGAGATTGAGTTTCTCGATGATCACTTCTTGCATCGCTGCGATCGCCTCACCCGCAATCTCCAGTAAATCCTTAGGACTATCGCCACATATTTCTAACTTTAGTGCTTGCATATAAGCTTGACGCACTTCTGTATTTACATTAAATTTACAGACTCCCAATTGAATTGATTGCTGGATCATTTCTGCTGGTAAACCTGATGCACCATGTAAAAC
This window of the Pseudanabaena sp. BC1403 genome carries:
- the gatB gene encoding Asp-tRNA(Asn)/Glu-tRNA(Gln) amidotransferase subunit GatB; translation: MTATAPTKTQYEAVIGLETHCQLTTNSKIFCNCSTQFGAPPNTNVCPVCLGMPGVLPVLNEKVLEYAVKAGLALNCQIAPHSKFDRKQYFYPDLPKNYQVSQYDLPIAEHGWLEIQLEDGSTKRIGITRLHMEEDAGKLVHAGSDRLSGSSHSLVDFNRTGVALCEIVSEPDMRSGAEAAAYAQELRRIMRYLGVCDGNMQEGSLRCDVNISVRPVGREKFGTKVEIKNMNSFNAIQRAIDFEINRQVNAIETGSEVIKQETRLWEENTQRTISMRSKEGASDYRYFPEPDLMAIEVPLTTLAQYRSELPTLPSAHRQRYRDEFGLTPYDAALIADDRSIAEFFDATILTGAEPKQVFNWVMGDVTAYLNENKLKIADIALTPTVLGEMIRLITDGTISSKIAKDILPELILKGGSVKDLVASKGLTVLAGAELEKIIDEIIAANPKEVEQYKAGKTKLLGFFVGQTMKKTQGRAEPQSTNKLIADKLAE